In Herpetosiphon gulosus, the DNA window TTCTATGGCGCGGGATCATTTTGCAAGAAGATCTGACAATTCGGTTAAATGGTAACATTTATCCATTTGTGCTTGATCCACCGATGATCGAACGTTTGCAACGCAAACCATTGCTTGGCTCACGCGTGCTCTTTTTAGCTCCTGAAGATGTTTTGGTCCATAAATTGATTCTATATCGTGGGCCAGAGCAACAACGCTTCGATATTGTCGATTGCGAAGGCATTATCAAGCGCCATCAACTTGACCTTGAGTATTTGCGCCAACGGTTGCAAACCAGCAATGCAACCACGATCGTTACGCCACGCATCGCCGATATGGGCGTAACCCTGTAAGCTTTAAGG includes these proteins:
- a CDS encoding nucleotidyltransferase; the protein is MSLIAGNLAVVQKLLDGAAMSWGIYGGAAAHFYGSRRPINDIDIIVPANTLGEIARLLQQGQKAVQYDGGRILWRGIILQEDLTIRLNGNIYPFVLDPPMIERLQRKPLLGSRVLFLAPEDVLVHKLILYRGPEQQRFDIVDCEGIIKRHQLDLEYLRQRLQTSNATTIVTPRIADMGVTL